AGGCGGGTAACGATGTGCGCACAGCGCTGGTGACCTTTGGGATCGATGCCTCGCATGGCTACGAACGCATTCATCAAGACGCGCTCGAATCCCTCGCCGAGTTGGTGGCCATCTACATGCAGAGTCCGCCGCTTTACGCCCGTGATCGTTACGAAATGGGGCCGCGCGCCGGGTTCCCGACGGTGCCGGGTTAGCGGTTCGACTGCCACAGCCGCTGCTTTGGCGGCTGGCAAGTGCTCCGGATCACTTGCGCCATCACTTGCCCTGGGCCATGGGCAGCGCAAATGTGGCGTCGATCAGCCGGTCGGCAAATCGCGATGGTCGAGGAAGTTGCGGCGGAACTGATCGCACTTGCCGAGCAGATCGCGCGCACTCTTGGGCATGGGCACGCGGGCGCGCACAATGTTGGTCACCAGCGCAGTGCCGGCCGTGAGAATCCGATTGCCCTCCTGAGCTTCGTGAATTTCCTTGAGGGACGGGGCGGGCGATAGTCGTGGCTGGATGTTCTGCAGGCGGTCGCGCGCCACCACAAAGGCTGGCCAGACCTTGAAGATAGCCGTGTCGGTGCGCAATATTTCCGTCTTGCTCTTGGCCGCCTGGGCAAATTCAAGTAACAGCGGTTTGATATTGGGCATCTGGGTGCTGCCCTCGAAGGTTGCCATCAGGGTTGCGCTAATGCGGTCGACATCACGCATGGTCTGGGCGATCTTGATGTAGCGGCTCTCGTAGAAGGCGGAGATGGGCTGACTGAAGGCCTTGAATGGCTCACCCCAGAGTTCGTCGATGCCTTCATCCCCACCGCGATGACGCACCATCTGCCCCAGGTCCAGTGCCTCGAGCAGATAATCGCCGCATTCGCGCATCAGGGCATTATCCGGCTCGATCTCGACACCATCGGCCTGTAGTTCCACCAGTTTGGTGAAGATGGCCGTGGCGCGGTTGAACAATGCACCGGCGAGCATGGCGCCGTTGACGCGTTTGCGTTCCGGGTCGGTCTCGCGCTGATAGGCCTCGCGCGCCTCGGCCAGGCGGATGCCCGGGATGTTGATCCCATGCTCGACATGGTTGAACAGACGCCGCGTCAGCGCCTCGATCAAGCCTTTTTTGGCCTCCAGGCTCTCGGCCGGGGGCTCATAGTGCTTGATCCAGTACCCGTCATAATAAATGCAGGTGCGGTTGTCGATTTCCGCGATGGTTCCGTTGCTGGTAGCCTGACTCATGGGCGGGCGACAACTCTAAAATGCACGGCAAAAGGCTGTACGTTGCGGGCGAAATGTCTTGAGAAATTGCTCTCGGCAGAGGCATTGTCCGCGCGTCACTCGGGGCAATGCAAGTCGCTTGTAATGCCGGTCGCACGCGGCGGATTGGCCTGGGCCGCTACTCAGGCTATGATGCGGCCAAAGGCCGTGGTTGCCAAACGATTATTGTGACTGGAGTCCGGCATAACACAAGCGAAGGTGATTGGATGGCGAATAGAGACTTCAAAAATCGGATCGCCCGTGACGCCGTCGCGATGCTGTTCCTCTCGGTCGGTCTGACCGCCCCAGTGCTGGCTGACGCATCCGCGAAAAAGCCACTCGAGGCGGCAAGCCCCGAGCCTGCCGCTGCAAGCCAGCCAGCGGCCTTGCCAAAGCCGCCGGACAAGCCTGTGCCGAGTCGTGACGAGCTGGTCAAACTGGTCGATCGCATGGCGGCAAAATATGGGCTGGACGCCTCGCTGGTGCATGCCATCGTGCGCGCGGAGTCGAACTACAACCCACATGCCGTCTCGCGCGCCGGCGCCGTGGGGCTGATGCAGGTGATGCCGGAAACCGCCGCTGACTATGGCGTGACCTCGAGGGAAAAGTTGTTCGATCCCACCATCAATGCCCAAACTGGCTCGCGCCATCTCAAACGCCTGCTCGGCAAGTACAGCATCGGCAAGGCGGTGATGGCCTACAACGCGGGTGAGGGAGCGCTCGAGCGCAGCAATGGCTTTGTCACCTATCCAGAAACCCAGGTCTACACCTATCGGGTGCTGACAACCTATCTGCGCGGCAAAGGCATTAAGCCCTACTCGCCAGAGGCGCAGAAATTGACGGGTATCACCTTGACACCGGCCATGGCGCGGGCGGACTCTGGGGTAAAGAGTCGGGTCAACCGGCAGCTTTCGCGCTTGCGCCTGCGCCTGGAGCCGACCTGGGTTACCAGTCCGCTGTCGAAGAATGCGCTCGACCCCAGCTTGCATCGCGTCGGGCCCAAGAGTAAGCCTATGATTGTGCTCGAGAGGCCGAAGGTGATGCGCTAGCGCGGAATGCTGGCGCTCGCATCGGCGTCGAAGCGCGCCGGTTTTTTGACGGCAGTGCCTTGCCAGGACCGGCAAGCCGCTGCCGAAAACCCGACGGATGTACTGCTTGACTGTAATAGGCTCTTGATTTGTAAATAAAAATAAAATTGGCACGCTTATCGCTTCCTCGCTGGCAAACACGAAACCGCCAGCCATCGAGGAAACCGTGATGAGCGCTGCCAACCAAGCCGAAACCC
Above is a genomic segment from Thiorhodovibrio litoralis containing:
- a CDS encoding lytic transglycosylase domain-containing protein — encoded protein: MANRDFKNRIARDAVAMLFLSVGLTAPVLADASAKKPLEAASPEPAAASQPAALPKPPDKPVPSRDELVKLVDRMAAKYGLDASLVHAIVRAESNYNPHAVSRAGAVGLMQVMPETAADYGVTSREKLFDPTINAQTGSRHLKRLLGKYSIGKAVMAYNAGEGALERSNGFVTYPETQVYTYRVLTTYLRGKGIKPYSPEAQKLTGITLTPAMARADSGVKSRVNRQLSRLRLRLEPTWVTSPLSKNALDPSLHRVGPKSKPMIVLERPKVMR